One window from the genome of Lentibacillus daqui encodes:
- the fur gene encoding ferric iron uptake transcriptional regulator has product MEHRIDRIKKQLHAQSYKLTPQREATVRVLLEREEDHLSAEDIYLLVKEKAPEIGLATVYRTLELLSELKIVDKINFGDGVSRYDLRKEGAEHFHHHLVCIECGAVEEIVDDLLQDVEKIVENDWGFQVKDHRLTFHGICKNCQKVAVKST; this is encoded by the coding sequence ATGGAACACCGGATTGATCGGATCAAAAAGCAACTCCATGCACAAAGCTATAAGCTTACTCCACAACGGGAAGCGACGGTAAGGGTATTGTTGGAACGCGAAGAAGATCATCTGAGCGCTGAAGATATCTATTTGCTTGTAAAAGAAAAGGCACCAGAAATTGGGCTTGCTACAGTTTATCGCACATTGGAGCTATTATCGGAACTTAAAATTGTTGATAAAATAAATTTTGGTGATGGCGTTTCTCGTTATGATTTGCGTAAAGAAGGCGCAGAACATTTTCATCATCATCTTGTCTGTATTGAATGCGGAGCAGTAGAAGAAATTGTTGATGATTTGTTGCAGGATGTAGAGAAAATCGTTGAGAATGACTGGGGTTTTCAAGTCAAGGACCATCGTCTTACCTTCCATGGTATCTGCAAAAATTGTCAAAAAG